DNA from Devosia yakushimensis:
CGGCATCAACCGCATCAGCCGCCGTATCATCGGAAATGCTGCAGGCGCCATTTCAGGCATGGCCACAGCCTATGCCGATGACATCGCGGATAAGGGAGACGACAAGCCCCTGGTTGCCGCTACCATGTTCGGTGTTACCACCGCCTGCGTCATGGCAGCAAAGGCGCGGCTGGAGGAGGGGGGCTATGAAGTGCTGGTCTTTCATGCCGTCGGGACAGGCGGCGAGGCCATGGAGGCACTGGTTGAGGCGGGCTATATCGAAGGCGTCCTCGATGTCACCACTACTGAATTGGCCGATGCATTGGTGGGGGGCATCTTTCCAGCCCATGCAGGGAGGTTGACCACGGCCGGGCGTCTGGGTGTACCGCAAGTGGTGTCGCTCGGAGCGCTCGACATGGTCAATTTCGGACCGCGCGTGACTGTTCCGCCCCAGTTTTCCGGGCGATTGTTCTATGAACACAATCCGAACATCACCTTAATGCGTACCACGCCGGAGGAATGCGCCACGCTTGGCCGTCAGGTCGGCGAGCGCCTGTCCGCCGCCGTCGGTCCGACCAAGCTCTTCATTCCGCATGGCGGCATCTCGGCCATTGCGGTGGAGGGGGGCATCTTCCGCGACACCGCAGCCGATGAAGCGCTGTTCGACGCCGCGCGCGCCGCTTCAGCCGGCTCGGTCGCGCTGCATGAAATGGCCATGGACATCAATGACACGCAGTTCGCGCACGCAATGGCAGAGGCGCTAATCGCAGCAATGGCAGACAGAAAGGGAGGCAGCCCCCGATGACCTATCGGATGTTACAGATCGGCGTGGGTGGCTACGGCAAACACTGGTCCGAACGGTCGCTGCCCCCCAATATCGCCGGTGGTCTCGTCGAGCTGGTGGGCATTGCTGACACTGACCCGGTAGCTTTGCGGGCTGCGCAATCCTTTCATGGCTTGCCCGATAGCGCCTGCTTCACCTCGGCGGCCGAGCTGGTACGAGCCATCAAGGCCGACTTCGTGCTGATCTGCACGCCGGCCTGGCATCATGAGGAGCATATCGGCCTGGCGGTAGCAGCGGGGTTGGACGTCCTCTGCGAAAAGCCGGTCGCCGACACGATGGAGGCGACCATCCGCCTGGAAAACCTCGTCCGCAAGGCCGGTACAAAACTGGCCATGACCATGACGCACCGGTTTGATCTCCCCAACACGACGTTCCGCAATGCCTTGCGGTCGGGCATTGATGGACCGCTCGACTATCTGGTGTTTCGCCAGACTGGCGAGCTGCGGAAATACGGCGCCTGGGGCGCATTCCGCCACGAATTGCCGGATGTCATGCTTGGCGAGGCGGGGATCCATCATTTCGACATGCTGCGCGATCTGGCTGGCGCCGATTGCGCGACCATCTTTGCGCGTTCATGGACCCCTTCTTGGGGCGAGTTCAAGGGTGACGCCAATGTACTGGCGATCGCGACATTCCAGAATGGCGTCAAGCTTTCTTACGAAGGCACGAGCTGCAACGCGGCGGCCATCAATCCCTATTTCAAGGGCTATGTGCGGGCCGAATGCGAAAATGGCGTACTCATCCTGAGCCACGGCGCGGTTGAGCGCCATTGGCACGACCCAACACGTCAACGGGGCAGCCGCAAGGAGGGCGAAGGCGACCCAATTGCGCCAGCCGAGCAGACCAAGTTCGGCGATGTTTGGCTATTGGACCGCTTCCTGCGCTGGCTTGATGGTGGTCCGGAGATGGAAACCAGCATGCATAGCCACGTCAAATCCCAGGCCATGGTCTATGCGGCAATTCGCAGCGTACATACCGGCCAGGAGATCGATGTAGGCGCGTTCCTTCAAGAGCATCGCAGTTCGTCAGCTGGGACGTGATTGGCGGAAGTCCGGCCTTCATCAATGAGGTTAAGGACGATCTCCTCTTGCTCGCGCCCGTGTTCCTGATGCTCCTTGTCGCCTTCGTGCGCCCGCTATTGGCCGTCGTGCCTGCGGCGTTCGGCGGTGATGCCGCCGAACGCCGCATCAGCCTGGAATGGCGGCGGGATGCGGATGTGCTCCGACGCGGCCAGCAGCCCCTCAAGCAAGCATCGTTAGTTCATGAGATCGAATGCGTCGCCCCAGGTGTCCGAGACCGAGAAGCCGTGCGGGTAAGGATCGGTGGGATCGACGCCGATCTGGTGGATGCCGTGAATCCAGCCTCGACCGGAAATAATCGGCTGCACGGCCGGCCGTCCGGCAACGGTCGTGTCACTGGCGTAATGCACCTCGAAGGTGGAATCGATGATCGAGCGGGCGGTGAAGCGATCACCAGGCTTGGCGAGGCCCCGCGCCGCAGCGACGGCGAGACGCGCGGAATTGCCGGTGCCGCAGGGTGAGCGGTCGATGCGGCCAGGCGGCATAATGGTGGCGCCCTTGAGCTCGCCCGCTTCATTGTGGCCGACGAACATGGTGTAGGAAATGCCCTTCATGCCCGGAAGCTCGGGATGGGCGACGTCGAGCTGGGCGTTGATGGCCCGATGCACCGCACTGCCGGCCTCCACCAGTTTCCGGGCCAGATCCGGACGGATTTCAAGGCCGAACTGGGCGGGATCGATCAGGCCATAGAAAATCCCGCCATAGGCAATGTCGACCTTGATCTTGCCGAAGCCCTTCACGTCCACCACCGCGTCAAGCTGGTGGGCATAGGAGGGGTTCATGGTCAGTGTCACGCGCTCGACCTTGCCGTCCTTGCAGGTGGCGCGGGCGGTCACGAGGCCCGAGGCGGTGTCGATGCGCACGATGGTTTCCGGCTCGGTCATCGGCAGCATGCCGGTTTCGAGCACGGTGGTGACCAGGCAAATCGAGTTCGAACCCGACATGGCATGCGCCTTGTCGCCCTGCAGGATGATGAAACCGATATCGGCATCGGGCCGGGTGGGTGGAAAGACCAGGCAGGTGCTCATTTGCGCCGAGGCCCGCGGCTCAAACACCAGGAAGCGCCGCAGGCTGTCATCCACCTCATTGAGATGCCGGATCTTGTCGGCGATGGTCGCGCCCGGCACGTCGATCACCCCGCCGGTAACGATCCGCCCGACTTCGCCCTCGGCATGGGCTTCCACCATCGTAACGGTCTTCGACCAGCGCATGGCCGCTTCCTTCTTCTTCAGATCGTGACGTTATAGACCTTGGCGGCAGTTTCGGCGTCAATATAGCCATTGCGCAGGTCGCGCCGGACGGCCGCTTCGGTCCGCTCGGAAGGCTTGCCGAAGCCGCCGCCCACACCCGTCACCACATGCACCACGTCACCCTTGGAAAGCGGGACATTGGTGGCGAAGGAATAGCGTTCGACGTCCTTGCCGGGCCGCAGCACTTCCACATAATTGGGCGAACCGTCATTGCCGCCATTCTGCCCCCAGGGCGGAATGCGCGAGCGGGTATAGCCAACGCTGAGGAAATTGTCGTCGGCACGGACGCGGTAGCGAACGGAAATGCCCTTGCCGCCGCGCCAGGCGCCGTCGCCCCCCTTATCGGCATTGAGCGCCAGCTCGTCGACATTGAGGCCGTAGCGTGCCTCGGCGACTTCAGCCGGGCAGTTGAAGGTATCGCCATGGAAGCCTGAGAAGATGGCGCTATTGCCATCGCGCCCCTGCTGCGCCCCCCAGCCGCCGAGC
Protein-coding regions in this window:
- a CDS encoding proline racemase family protein, with translation MRWSKTVTMVEAHAEGEVGRIVTGGVIDVPGATIADKIRHLNEVDDSLRRFLVFEPRASAQMSTCLVFPPTRPDADIGFIILQGDKAHAMSGSNSICLVTTVLETGMLPMTEPETIVRIDTASGLVTARATCKDGKVERVTLTMNPSYAHQLDAVVDVKGFGKIKVDIAYGGIFYGLIDPAQFGLEIRPDLARKLVEAGSAVHRAINAQLDVAHPELPGMKGISYTMFVGHNEAGELKGATIMPPGRIDRSPCGTGNSARLAVAAARGLAKPGDRFTARSIIDSTFEVHYASDTTVAGRPAVQPIISGRGWIHGIHQIGVDPTDPYPHGFSVSDTWGDAFDLMN
- a CDS encoding Gfo/Idh/MocA family protein, which gives rise to MTYRMLQIGVGGYGKHWSERSLPPNIAGGLVELVGIADTDPVALRAAQSFHGLPDSACFTSAAELVRAIKADFVLICTPAWHHEEHIGLAVAAGLDVLCEKPVADTMEATIRLENLVRKAGTKLAMTMTHRFDLPNTTFRNALRSGIDGPLDYLVFRQTGELRKYGAWGAFRHELPDVMLGEAGIHHFDMLRDLAGADCATIFARSWTPSWGEFKGDANVLAIATFQNGVKLSYEGTSCNAAAINPYFKGYVRAECENGVLILSHGAVERHWHDPTRQRGSRKEGEGDPIAPAEQTKFGDVWLLDRFLRWLDGGPEMETSMHSHVKSQAMVYAAIRSVHTGQEIDVGAFLQEHRSSSAGT
- a CDS encoding Tm-1-like ATP-binding domain-containing protein, with the protein product MAEIVLIGTLDTKGEEYRLFRDLLKALGHKVTVVDAGVLGEPIFAPDITRHDVAAAADTSIEALVAADDRGAAIAALSRGARAILSRLHDECRVQGVAALGGSGGSALAAHVMRGLPIGLPKLIVSTVASGDTRAYVGAADVTMMHSVVDVAGINRISRRIIGNAAGAISGMATAYADDIADKGDDKPLVAATMFGVTTACVMAAKARLEEGGYEVLVFHAVGTGGEAMEALVEAGYIEGVLDVTTTELADALVGGIFPAHAGRLTTAGRLGVPQVVSLGALDMVNFGPRVTVPPQFSGRLFYEHNPNITLMRTTPEECATLGRQVGERLSAAVGPTKLFIPHGGISAIAVEGGIFRDTAADEALFDAARAASAGSVALHEMAMDINDTQFAHAMAEALIAAMADRKGGSPR